A single Salminus brasiliensis chromosome 20, fSalBra1.hap2, whole genome shotgun sequence DNA region contains:
- the bmp3 gene encoding bone morphogenetic protein 3, with protein MDVFGRLLVLLLGWSCLGCGLCAMLKDHFAGLAKDAEVARSRKTVQDTVSEHMQMLYAKYNSAGFPLKDGNTVRSFKSQLGTINKKQLQIFNLTSLAKSEDVVSATLHYYVGDLQNSSRSCTRSKTCRHGLRRQSHIHLKIWSFTSMDNSTRTLGHFLINASSVFRDHVSWQWKDITHVINQAKHHDELLIGISIDSQGQQPRKKLLLDQSPYILVYANDSAISEPESVVSTLRRHKGSLVPGLHKLGLNNRNSSSPHRTKRSANILLPLQNNELPGPEYPYEIPTWDETSPYDPIENKPAKRPRKKPRKKPGQKNPLLQFDEQTIKKARKKQWNEPRNCARRYLKVDFADIGWSEWIISPKSFDAYYCSGSCQFPMPKSLKPSNHATIQSIVRAVGVVPGIPEPCCVPEKMSSLSILFFDEDKNVVLKVYPNMTVDSCACR; from the exons ATGGATGTGTTTGGGCGCCTGCTCGTCCTCCTCCTGGGCTGGAGCTGCCTGGGCTGTGGATTGTGCGCCATGCTGAAAGACCACTTCGCCGGACTGGCCAAGGACGCGGAGGTCGCTCGCTCCAGGAAGACGGTGCAGGACACGGTGTCCGAGCATATGCAGATGCTGTACGCCAAATACAACAGCGCGGGATTCCCCCTCAAAGATGGAAATACTGTGCGCAGCTTCAAATCCCAGCTGG GCACCATCAACAAAAAGCAGCTTCAGATCTTCAACCTAACATCCTTGGCCAAGTCTGAGGACGTTGTCTCAGCAACGCTGCACTACTACGTTGGGGACCTGCAGAACAGCAGTCGCAGCTGCACAAGGTCCAAGACCTGTCGCCACGGCCTCAGGCGACAATCCCACATTCACCTCAAAATCTGGAGCTTCACATCTATGGACAACAGTACGAGGACTCTCGGCCACTTCCTTATTAATGCGTCCTCAGTCTTCCGGGACCAtgtatcttggcaatggaagGACATCACCCATGTCATCAACCAAGCCAAGCATCACGACGAGCTTCTCATCGGTATCTCAATCGATTCCCAAGGGCAGCAACCTCGGAAGAAGCTCCTGTTGGACCAGTCACCTTACATCTTGGTTTACGCCAACGACTCGGCCATCTCTGAGCCAGAGAGTGTGGTGTCTACCCTTCGAAGGCACAAAGGGAGCCTTGTACCTGGCCTTCACAAACTCGGACTAAACAACCGCAACAGCTCTTCGCCCCACAGGACGAAGCGCTCTGCCAACATCCTTCTGCCTCTGCAGAACAACGAGCTGCCAGGTCCCGAGTACCCATACGAGATCCCCACCTGGGACGAGACCAGCCCGTACGACCCCATCGAGAACAAGCCAGCCAAGCGGCCCCGCAAGAAACCTCGCAAGAAACCGGGCCAAAAAAACCCTCTGCTGCAGTTTGACGAGCAGACCATAAAGAAAGCGAGGAAGAAGCAGTGGAACGAGCCGAGGAACTGCGCTCGCAGATACCTGAAGGTGGACTTCGCTGACATTGGGTGGAGTGAATGGATTATCTCCCCCAAGTCTTTTGATGCCTATTACTGCTCAGGATCCTGTCAGTTCCCGATGCCCAAG TCTCTGAAGCCTTCAAACCACGCCACCATCCAGAGCATTGTCCGGGCGGTAGGCGTGGTCCCTGGCATTCCAGAGCCATGCTGCGTTCCTGAAAAGATGTCCTCCCTCAGCATCCTCTTCTTCGATGAGGACAAGAACGTGGTCCTAAAGGTCTACCCCAACATGACAGTGGACTCCTGCGCTTGCCGATAA